In one window of Photobacterium leiognathi DNA:
- the mazG gene encoding nucleoside triphosphate pyrophosphohydrolase, translating into MDNKKSSQIEQLLTIMSQLRDPNRGCPWDLKQNFDSIVPYTLEEAYEVADAIEQKNWSDVKEELGDLLFQVIFYSQMAKEQGLFEFDDVVAGINEKLVRRHPHVFSDADFADEAAVKQNWEAEKAKERAEKEQDSSLLANIPNALPALMRADKIQKRCANVGFDWDELAPVVDKVKEELDEVMDEVIQAVPEQQRIEEELGDLLFSVVNLSRHLNVKPELALQKANKKFEKRFRQVEKNVLEQGKLISQCSLSELDAEWNRVKEKPEDK; encoded by the coding sequence ATGGACAATAAAAAATCATCTCAGATAGAACAATTATTAACGATTATGTCTCAGCTGCGAGACCCAAACCGTGGTTGTCCATGGGATTTGAAACAAAACTTTGATTCAATCGTTCCCTACACCCTTGAAGAAGCCTACGAAGTGGCAGATGCCATTGAGCAGAAAAACTGGAGTGATGTAAAAGAAGAACTGGGTGATTTACTGTTCCAAGTTATCTTTTATAGTCAAATGGCAAAAGAGCAAGGGCTGTTTGAGTTTGATGATGTCGTAGCTGGGATCAATGAAAAGCTGGTTCGTCGCCATCCCCATGTATTTAGTGATGCTGATTTTGCAGATGAAGCCGCAGTTAAACAAAATTGGGAAGCGGAAAAAGCCAAAGAGCGTGCGGAGAAAGAGCAAGATTCAAGTTTGCTGGCGAATATTCCCAATGCGTTACCTGCTTTGATGCGAGCAGATAAAATCCAAAAGCGCTGCGCAAATGTTGGCTTTGATTGGGATGAATTAGCGCCAGTGGTTGATAAAGTAAAAGAAGAACTTGATGAAGTCATGGATGAAGTGATTCAAGCGGTGCCGGAACAACAGAGAATTGAAGAAGAGTTAGGGGATTTGCTTTTTTCGGTGGTGAATTTAAGTCGTCATCTCAATGTAAAACCAGAGCTTGCGTTACAGAAAGCCAATAAAAAGTTTGAAAAGCGTTTTCGCCAAGTTGAAAAAAATGTGCTAGAACAAGGAAAGCTGATCAGTCAGTGTTCATTATCTGAACTTGATGCAGAATGGAATCGGGTAAAAGAGAAACCAGAAGATAAATAA
- the eno gene encoding phosphopyruvate hydratase: protein MSKIVKVLAREIIDSRGNPTIEAEVHLEGGFVGMAAAPSGASTGSREALELRDGDKSRFLGKGVLKAVAAANGPIAEALIGKDAKDQAEIDQIMIDLDGTENKSNFGANAILAVSLANAKAAAAAKGMPLYEHIAELNGTAGQFSMPLPMMNIINGGEHADNNVDIQEFMIQPVGAKTLKEALRIGAEVFHNLAKVLKSKGYNTAVGDEGGFAPNLKSNAEALEVIAEAVAAAGYELGKDVTLAMDCAASEFYDAEKKEYNLKGEGRIFTSEEFNHFLAELVDQYPIVSIEDGLDESDWDGFKHQTELLGNKIQLVGDDLFVTNTKILAEGIEKGITNSILIKFNQIGSLTETLAAIKMAKDAGYTAVISHRSGETEDATIADLAVGTAAGQIKTGSMSRSDRVAKYNQLIRIEEALGERAPFNGLKEVKGQA from the coding sequence ATGTCTAAGATCGTTAAAGTTCTAGCTCGTGAAATCATCGACTCACGTGGTAACCCAACAATTGAAGCAGAAGTTCACCTAGAAGGTGGTTTCGTAGGTATGGCTGCTGCGCCATCTGGTGCTTCAACTGGTTCTCGTGAAGCTCTTGAGCTTCGTGATGGTGACAAGTCACGTTTCCTAGGTAAAGGCGTTCTTAAAGCTGTTGCTGCAGCAAATGGTCCAATCGCTGAAGCGCTAATCGGCAAAGATGCAAAAGATCAAGCTGAAATCGACCAAATCATGATCGACCTAGACGGTACTGAAAACAAATCAAACTTCGGTGCTAACGCAATCCTAGCTGTATCTCTAGCAAACGCAAAAGCAGCAGCTGCTGCGAAAGGCATGCCTCTATACGAGCACATCGCTGAGCTAAACGGCACTGCTGGTCAATTCTCTATGCCTCTACCAATGATGAACATCATCAACGGTGGTGAGCACGCAGACAACAACGTTGATATCCAAGAATTCATGATTCAACCTGTTGGCGCTAAGACTCTTAAAGAAGCACTACGTATCGGTGCTGAAGTATTCCACAACCTAGCTAAAGTTCTTAAGTCTAAAGGCTACAACACAGCTGTTGGTGACGAAGGTGGTTTCGCTCCAAACCTTAAGTCTAACGCTGAAGCACTAGAAGTAATCGCAGAAGCTGTTGCTGCTGCTGGCTACGAGCTAGGTAAAGACGTAACACTAGCTATGGACTGTGCTGCATCTGAGTTCTACGACGCAGAGAAGAAAGAGTACAACCTAAAAGGCGAAGGTCGTATCTTCACTTCTGAAGAGTTCAACCACTTCCTAGCTGAGCTAGTTGACCAATACCCAATCGTTTCTATCGAAGACGGTCTAGACGAGTCAGATTGGGATGGCTTCAAGCACCAAACTGAACTACTAGGTAACAAGATCCAGCTAGTAGGTGACGATCTATTCGTTACTAACACTAAGATCCTAGCTGAAGGTATTGAGAAAGGTATCACTAACTCAATCCTAATCAAGTTCAACCAAATCGGTTCTCTAACTGAAACTCTAGCTGCTATTAAGATGGCTAAAGACGCTGGTTACACTGCAGTTATCTCTCACCGTTCAGGTGAAACTGAAGATGCAACTATTGCAGATCTAGCTGTTGGTACTGCTGCAGGTCAAATCAAGACTGGTTCTATGAGCCGTTCTGACCGTGTTGCTAAGTACAACCAACTAATCCGTATCGAAGAAGCACTAGGTGAGCGTGCTCCTTTCAACGGTCTTAAAGAAGTTAAAGGCCAAGCTTAA
- the surE gene encoding 5'/3'-nucleotidase SurE yields the protein MRILISNDDGIFAEGINTLTKALSELAEVIVVAPDRNRSGASNSLTLDYPLRIREEGKNRISVQGTPTDCVHFALNEWLDARPDIVVAGINHGANLGDDVLYSGTVAAATEGHFLGVPAIAVSLVGDQHFETAAKVIQQVVKQLSQQPLPSNNILNINVPDVPFEQLRPWQVTRLGARHRAENMIKELDPRGKTLYWLGPPGQCQDAGPGTDFYAIEQGAVSITPLQVDLTAHDAMVGVEGWMQNVEIQ from the coding sequence ATGAGAATTCTGATCAGTAATGACGATGGTATTTTTGCCGAAGGTATTAATACACTCACAAAAGCATTAAGTGAATTAGCGGAAGTAATAGTTGTTGCCCCTGATCGAAATCGATCAGGGGCATCAAATTCGCTAACTCTGGATTACCCGTTACGTATTCGAGAAGAAGGTAAAAATCGTATCTCGGTTCAAGGAACACCAACGGATTGTGTGCACTTTGCTCTAAATGAATGGCTAGATGCACGTCCCGATATTGTGGTTGCTGGCATTAATCACGGTGCCAATTTAGGTGATGATGTGCTGTATTCAGGCACAGTTGCCGCAGCCACTGAAGGTCACTTCCTTGGTGTGCCAGCGATTGCGGTTTCTTTAGTTGGTGATCAGCATTTTGAAACAGCAGCGAAAGTGATTCAACAAGTTGTTAAGCAGCTATCGCAACAGCCATTACCGAGCAACAATATCTTAAATATTAATGTTCCAGATGTGCCTTTTGAACAGTTGAGGCCATGGCAAGTGACACGTCTAGGTGCACGTCATCGGGCTGAAAATATGATCAAAGAGTTAGATCCTCGTGGTAAAACGCTCTACTGGCTAGGCCCTCCTGGTCAATGCCAAGATGCAGGCCCAGGCACTGACTTTTATGCCATAGAACAAGGTGCGGTTTCGATAACCCCACTGCAAGTTGATTTGACCGCGCATGATGCCATGGTTGGGGTTGAAGGCTGGATGCAAAATGTGGAGATCCAGTAA
- the ftsB gene encoding cell division protein FtsB: protein MRLFIIVLLGLLAWLQYDFWYGKNGMNEYTAVEESVALQEKANAELHQRNQQMYAEIKDLHGGKEAVEERARTDLGLVKPGETFVRVVGDNN from the coding sequence ATGCGCCTGTTTATTATTGTTTTATTAGGGCTTTTAGCTTGGTTACAATACGACTTCTGGTATGGCAAAAATGGTATGAATGAATATACTGCCGTTGAAGAAAGTGTAGCTCTACAAGAAAAAGCGAATGCAGAGCTTCACCAGCGTAACCAGCAGATGTATGCCGAGATCAAAGATCTGCATGGTGGTAAAGAAGCAGTTGAAGAACGTGCTCGTACCGATCTTGGTTTAGTGAAACCAGGAGAAACATTTGTTCGTGTGGTTGGTGATAATAACTAA
- a CDS encoding CTP synthase has product MTTNYIFVTGGVVSSLGKGIAAASLAAILEARGLNVTMMKLDPYINVDPGTMSPIQHGEVFVTEDGAETDLDLGHYERFIRTKMTKRNNFTAGRVYADVLRKERRGDYLGATIQVIPHITNEIKSRVLAGAEGHDVAIVEVGGTVGDIESLPFMEAIRQLAVEQGRENTMFMHLTLVPYLAAAGEVKTKPTQHSVKELLSIGIQPDVLICRSDRMIPANERAKIALFCNVQEKAVISMKDVDSIYKIPQLIKSQGLDELVCKRFGITAPEADLSEWEQVIYEEANPTAEVTIGMVGKYIELPDAYKSVNEALKHAGLKNRLSVKIKYIDSQDVESKGTEVLAGLDAILVPGGFGNRGVEGKILTAQYARENKIPYLGICLGMQVALIEFARNVAKMADAHSTEFNAETKHPVVGLITEWVDSEGNVEERTEKSDLGGTMRLGSQLCHLQDGSKARALYAQPTIHERHRHRYEVNNMLLPKLEKAGLKVSGLSADKKLVEIIEVPNHPWFVAAQFHPEFTSTPRDGHPLFEGFVKAAGEFHRGELNQ; this is encoded by the coding sequence ATGACAACGAATTACATTTTTGTTACGGGCGGAGTTGTTTCCTCTCTTGGTAAAGGCATTGCTGCTGCATCACTTGCAGCTATTCTAGAAGCACGTGGTCTAAACGTGACTATGATGAAGCTAGACCCTTACATTAACGTTGATCCAGGCACGATGAGCCCAATTCAACACGGCGAAGTATTCGTTACGGAAGACGGTGCAGAGACTGACCTAGACCTTGGTCACTACGAGCGTTTCATTCGTACCAAAATGACAAAGCGTAATAACTTTACTGCTGGTCGTGTGTACGCAGACGTATTACGCAAAGAGCGTCGTGGTGATTACTTAGGCGCAACGATTCAGGTAATTCCTCACATCACCAATGAAATCAAATCTCGCGTATTAGCGGGTGCTGAAGGTCATGATGTAGCAATTGTTGAAGTAGGCGGTACTGTAGGTGATATCGAATCACTGCCATTTATGGAAGCTATTCGTCAATTAGCAGTAGAGCAAGGTCGTGAAAACACCATGTTCATGCACTTGACTCTTGTTCCTTACCTAGCAGCTGCTGGCGAAGTAAAAACTAAGCCAACTCAGCACTCAGTTAAAGAATTACTATCAATTGGTATTCAGCCAGACGTACTGATCTGTCGTTCAGATCGTATGATCCCTGCGAACGAGCGTGCGAAGATTGCACTGTTCTGTAACGTACAGGAAAAAGCTGTAATCTCAATGAAAGACGTAGATTCAATCTACAAGATCCCACAATTAATTAAGTCTCAAGGTCTTGATGAACTAGTGTGTAAGCGCTTTGGTATCACAGCACCTGAAGCTGATCTTTCTGAGTGGGAACAAGTAATCTACGAAGAAGCAAACCCAACAGCTGAAGTTACTATCGGTATGGTTGGTAAATACATTGAACTGCCAGACGCATATAAATCAGTGAACGAAGCGCTTAAGCACGCGGGTCTGAAAAACCGTCTATCAGTTAAGATCAAATACATCGATTCTCAGGACGTTGAATCTAAAGGTACAGAAGTACTTGCAGGTCTTGACGCTATCCTAGTTCCTGGTGGCTTTGGTAACCGTGGTGTTGAAGGTAAGATCCTTACTGCTCAATATGCACGTGAAAACAAAATTCCTTACCTAGGTATTTGTCTAGGTATGCAGGTTGCACTTATCGAGTTCGCTCGTAATGTAGCCAAAATGGCGGATGCGCATTCAACTGAATTTAATGCTGAAACTAAACACCCAGTTGTTGGTCTTATCACTGAGTGGGTAGATAGCGAAGGTAATGTTGAAGAGCGTACAGAGAAATCTGATCTAGGCGGCACAATGCGTCTTGGTTCTCAGCTATGTCATCTACAAGATGGCTCAAAAGCACGTGCACTATACGCACAACCAACGATTCATGAGCGTCACCGTCACCGTTACGAAGTAAACAACATGCTACTACCTAAGCTTGAAAAAGCAGGTCTTAAAGTATCTGGTTTGTCTGCTGATAAGAAACTTGTTGAAATTATTGAGGTTCCGAATCATCCTTGGTTCGTAGCTGCACAGTTCCACCCTGAGTTCACATCAACACCTCGTGATGGTCATCCATTGTTTGAAGGTTTTGTTAAAGCGGCGGGCGAGTTCCACCGTGGTGAGCTTAACCAGTAA
- the ispF gene encoding 2-C-methyl-D-erythritol 2,4-cyclodiphosphate synthase → MRIGHGFDVHKFGGEGPVIIGGVAIPYEQGLIAHSDGDVALHAVCDALLGAIGAGDIGRHFPDTDAEWAGADSRFLLRDVYSKVKAQGYSLGNVDVTIMAQAPKMAPHIDAMCQAIAEDLETDVANVNVKATTTERLGFTGRKEGIACEAVVLIKKVS, encoded by the coding sequence ATGCGTATTGGTCATGGTTTTGATGTTCATAAATTTGGTGGTGAAGGTCCGGTTATTATTGGTGGCGTTGCTATCCCTTATGAACAAGGTTTAATTGCTCACTCTGATGGTGATGTAGCACTTCATGCGGTATGTGATGCGCTATTAGGTGCGATTGGTGCTGGTGATATTGGTCGCCATTTCCCTGATACCGATGCCGAGTGGGCAGGGGCTGATAGCCGATTTTTATTACGTGATGTCTACAGTAAAGTTAAGGCGCAAGGCTATAGCTTAGGTAATGTAGACGTTACTATCATGGCACAAGCACCCAAAATGGCACCTCATATTGATGCCATGTGTCAGGCAATAGCGGAAGATTTAGAAACAGATGTCGCTAATGTTAATGTTAAAGCAACGACAACTGAACGTTTGGGTTTTACTGGACGTAAAGAAGGCATTGCTTGTGAAGCCGTTGTTTTAATTAAAAAGGTATCTTGA
- the ispD gene encoding 2-C-methyl-D-erythritol 4-phosphate cytidylyltransferase, translating to MIDKCIAVVPAAGVGSRMAADRPKQYLTIAGKTILEHSVERLLSLPEIQHVVIVVSKTDPYFPTLPLANDPRITVVDGGAERVDSVFSGLAAINDDNAWVMVHDAARPCVRLDDLRQLMVAAQQSECGAILATPVRDTMKRAKVNEQDNVIDHTVDREQLWHALTPQMFRAGQLREALTTALAQDAVITDEASALEFCGYSPVLVKGRADNLKVTQPEDLALAEFYLQQLLKECS from the coding sequence ATGATCGATAAATGTATTGCTGTTGTTCCTGCGGCTGGTGTTGGTAGTCGTATGGCAGCAGATCGCCCTAAACAATATTTGACGATTGCGGGAAAAACGATCCTTGAGCACTCAGTGGAGCGTTTATTAAGTTTGCCTGAAATTCAACACGTGGTTATTGTGGTTAGTAAAACAGATCCGTATTTTCCAACCTTGCCGCTGGCTAATGATCCTCGTATTACCGTGGTTGATGGTGGCGCAGAGCGAGTAGATTCTGTGTTTTCAGGTTTAGCGGCTATCAATGATGATAATGCATGGGTGATGGTGCATGATGCGGCAAGACCTTGCGTACGATTAGACGACCTTCGTCAGTTAATGGTTGCAGCTCAGCAAAGCGAGTGTGGTGCGATTTTAGCAACACCTGTTCGCGATACCATGAAACGTGCAAAAGTGAATGAACAAGACAACGTGATTGATCACACTGTTGATCGTGAACAATTGTGGCATGCACTTACCCCACAAATGTTTCGAGCAGGACAACTGCGTGAAGCATTAACAACCGCATTGGCACAAGATGCTGTGATCACCGATGAGGCATCAGCACTTGAGTTTTGTGGTTATTCTCCAGTGTTAGTTAAAGGTCGCGCTGATAATTTAAAAGTCACGCAGCCAGAAGATTTAGCGTTAGCAGAGTTCTACTTACAACAACTATTAAAGGAATGTTCATAA
- a CDS encoding peptidoglycan DD-metalloendopeptidase family protein yields MKKIIQPSLLAVTSMILLSACSSHTPAPVANLNKDYSQLERGSFRGDSYTVRKGDTLYFISYVTGQNVKDIVSLNNLAPPYIIYPGQRLAIPSGSRSSSSSVSTPAVKPTPVSKPKPVSKPVEQKTDNKTVAQAKPKEYSENSNVNKPVTTKPGTTPSTSKWAWPVKGKIIARFSNSENGNRGIDIAGTRGEAIKATAAGVVVYAGDALPGYGNLVIIKHGEDYLSAYAHNDKILVKEQQTVKAGQKIASMGSTGASSVRLHFEIRYKGKSVDPMRYLPK; encoded by the coding sequence ATGAAAAAAATTATTCAACCTTCTTTGTTAGCAGTAACCAGTATGATTCTGCTATCAGCTTGTAGTAGCCATACACCAGCTCCGGTTGCCAATCTTAACAAAGACTATTCTCAATTAGAGCGTGGTAGCTTTAGAGGGGATTCATACACGGTACGTAAAGGGGATACGCTATATTTTATCTCCTATGTAACAGGTCAAAATGTCAAAGATATTGTTAGCCTAAACAATTTAGCGCCACCATACATTATTTACCCAGGCCAACGATTAGCTATTCCAAGCGGTAGTCGTTCATCATCTTCTTCAGTGAGTACTCCAGCGGTTAAACCGACCCCAGTGAGTAAACCTAAACCTGTTTCAAAACCTGTTGAACAAAAAACAGACAATAAAACGGTTGCACAGGCAAAACCAAAAGAGTACTCTGAAAACTCAAATGTTAACAAACCTGTAACAACTAAGCCGGGCACAACCCCATCAACATCGAAATGGGCTTGGCCTGTAAAAGGTAAAATTATTGCTAGATTCTCAAATTCAGAAAATGGCAATAGAGGTATCGATATTGCAGGTACGCGAGGAGAAGCGATTAAAGCAACCGCAGCAGGTGTTGTTGTATATGCGGGTGATGCGTTACCGGGTTACGGTAATTTAGTCATTATCAAGCATGGTGAAGATTATCTAAGTGCTTATGCACATAACGATAAGATTTTGGTAAAAGAGCAACAAACAGTAAAAGCTGGGCAAAAGATAGCTTCCATGGGAAGCACTGGGGCTAGCAGTGTAAGGCTACATTTTGAAATTCGCTATAAGGGTAAATCAGTGGATCCAATGCGCTACTTACCTAAATAA
- the truD gene encoding tRNA pseudouridine(13) synthase TruD, with protein MDCFNWFHAKPVCHGRIKANPEDFIVNEELGFEFSGTGEHLMVKIRKVGENTKYVVNELAKACGVKSRDVSWAGLKDRHAVTEQWLSVHLPGKVDPDLSQFEAEHPGVEILEVTRHDKKLRPGDLAGNWFQLRLTDLDNLDALTERLEIVKAQGVANYFGEQRFGHGGNNVIKARAWGNDEFRVRDKSKRSFYLSAARSWMFNQVLSQRIEQGLAATIIAGDCLQAAGDERTFVADVVTDALQQQVASGELAITGPLLGDNALPTQGDARAFELAIVEQEPALVKLVRDNRMRHDRRPLLLMPKKMQWHFEEKDLIVSFALPAGSFATSVVRELIMPLQDEVVNDENSDQ; from the coding sequence ATGGATTGTTTTAACTGGTTTCATGCAAAACCAGTTTGTCACGGACGCATTAAAGCTAACCCTGAAGACTTCATCGTAAATGAAGAGCTCGGTTTTGAGTTTAGCGGTACAGGCGAACACCTAATGGTGAAAATTCGCAAGGTCGGTGAAAACACCAAGTATGTAGTGAACGAGTTAGCAAAAGCATGTGGCGTGAAATCACGTGACGTGAGCTGGGCAGGACTTAAAGATCGTCATGCGGTGACTGAGCAGTGGTTAAGTGTTCACTTGCCGGGCAAAGTCGATCCTGATCTTAGTCAGTTTGAAGCTGAACATCCTGGTGTCGAAATTCTTGAAGTGACACGCCACGATAAAAAATTACGCCCAGGTGATTTAGCGGGTAACTGGTTCCAATTACGTCTTACTGATCTAGATAACCTTGATGCATTAACTGAGCGTCTAGAAATAGTCAAAGCACAAGGTGTTGCCAACTATTTTGGTGAGCAGCGTTTTGGTCATGGTGGTAATAACGTGATTAAAGCACGTGCTTGGGGCAACGATGAGTTCCGTGTACGTGATAAGAGCAAGCGTAGTTTTTATCTTTCAGCAGCACGTTCTTGGATGTTTAACCAAGTATTGTCACAGCGTATTGAGCAAGGTTTAGCGGCAACGATTATCGCTGGTGATTGCTTACAAGCTGCAGGTGATGAGCGTACCTTTGTCGCGGATGTGGTTACGGATGCATTACAGCAGCAAGTTGCATCCGGTGAGCTTGCTATTACAGGTCCATTACTCGGTGATAATGCACTACCAACGCAAGGTGATGCACGAGCGTTTGAACTAGCGATTGTAGAACAAGAGCCTGCGCTAGTTAAACTTGTGCGTGATAACCGCATGCGCCACGATCGTCGTCCATTGTTACTTATGCCTAAAAAGATGCAATGGCATTTCGAAGAGAAGGATTTGATTGTTTCATTTGCTCTACCCGCAGGTAGTTTTGCCACCTCGGTAGTGCGTGAGTTGATCATGCCACTTCAAGATGAGGTAGTGAATGATGAGAATTCTGATCAGTAA
- a CDS encoding protein-L-isoaspartate(D-aspartate) O-methyltransferase, producing MRYQSQLDSLIVFLSNKGISDQRVLNAIATVPRERFVDEAFSFQAYENNALPIGSGQTISQPYIVAKMTELLGLTYQSSVLEIGTGSGYQTAVLAQLVEHVYSVERIKALQWQAKRRFKQLELHNISTKHGDGWQGWANKGPFDAIIVTAAPSEVPQSLLEQLVDGGRLILPVGCQQQELKLIVRNGEAFCETVIEPVRFVPLVAGDLA from the coding sequence ATGCGGTATCAAAGTCAGCTTGATAGTTTAATCGTATTTTTAAGTAATAAAGGGATCAGCGATCAGCGTGTACTCAATGCGATAGCGACTGTTCCCCGTGAACGCTTCGTTGATGAAGCTTTCTCTTTTCAAGCATACGAGAATAATGCGCTACCGATTGGTAGTGGGCAGACAATTTCTCAACCCTACATTGTTGCAAAAATGACCGAGTTATTGGGCTTAACTTACCAATCTTCAGTGTTAGAAATTGGCACAGGCTCAGGTTATCAAACAGCAGTGTTAGCTCAACTTGTTGAGCATGTTTATTCAGTTGAGCGTATCAAAGCCTTGCAATGGCAAGCGAAAAGACGCTTTAAACAATTAGAGTTACATAACATATCAACAAAGCATGGTGATGGTTGGCAAGGGTGGGCAAATAAAGGGCCTTTCGATGCCATTATCGTGACGGCAGCACCAAGTGAAGTTCCCCAGAGCTTACTTGAGCAACTTGTTGATGGTGGACGATTAATTTTGCCTGTGGGTTGCCAACAGCAAGAATTGAAATTGATTGTCCGAAATGGCGAAGCATTTTGCGAAACCGTGATTGAACCCGTAAGATTTGTGCCTTTAGTGGCTGGAGATTTGGCTTAA